A region of Salvelinus alpinus chromosome 24, SLU_Salpinus.1, whole genome shotgun sequence DNA encodes the following proteins:
- the LOC139552335 gene encoding adenylate kinase isoenzyme 1 yields the protein MADKIKNAKIIFVVGGPGSGKGTQCEKVVAKYGYTHLSSGDLLRAEVASGSERGKTLQAIMQKGELVPLDTVLDMIKDAMIAKADVSKGFLIDGYPREVKQGEEFEKKIGAPCLLLYIDAKGETMVKRLMKRGETSGRADDNEETIKKRLDLYYKATEPVIAFYTSRGIVRKIDSELPVDEVFGHVAKAIDELK from the exons ATGGCAG ACAAAATCAAGAACGCCAAGATCATCTTCGTTGTAG GTGGGCCTGGCTCTGGTAAGGGCACCCAGTGTGAGAAGGTGGTGGCCAAGTATGGCTACACCCACCTGTCTTCTGGGGACCTGCTGCGTGCTGAGGTAGCATCCGGCTCCGAGAGGGGCAAGACCCTCCAGGCCATCATGCAGAAGGGAGAGCTCGTACCCCTG GACACAGTCTTGGATATGATCAAGGACGCCATGATTGCTAAGGCCGACGTGTCCAAGGGCTTCCTCATCGACGGCTATCCCCGTGAGGTCAAGCAGGGCGAGGAGTTCGAGAAGAAA ATCGGAGCCCCCTGCCTGCTGCTGTACATTGACGCCAAGGGTGAGACCATGGTCAAGAGGCTGATGAAGCGCGGTGAGACCAGCGGTCGCGCTGATGACAATGAGGAGACCATCAAGAAGCGCTTGGACCTGTACTACAAAGCCACTGAGCCAGTCATCGCCTTCTACACCAGTCGCGGCATTGTCAGGAAG ATTGACTCTGAGCTGCCCGTGGATGAAGTCTTCGGACACGTTGCCAAAGCTATCGATGAACTGAAGTAA